One stretch of Malus domestica chromosome 14, GDT2T_hap1 DNA includes these proteins:
- the LOC139191171 gene encoding uncharacterized protein — protein MDLNAAGSHRKFQLNELDEIRHEAYENASIYKEKTKAFHDKMIQGKTFSIGQKVLLFNSRLQLFPVQIQSLKTGHEFKVNGHRLKPYYEHFEEHAVEDISLHVVGSNEE, from the exons ATGGACCTAAATGCCGCAGGAAGTCATAGGAAGTTTCAACTcaatgaacttgatgagatacggcatgAGGCGTACGAGAATGCtagcatttacaaggagaaaaccaaagctttccatgataagatgattcAAGGCAAAACATTCTCCATAGGCCAGAAAGTGTTATTGTTCAACTCCCGTTTACagttgtttcccg tccaaatccaaagcttgaaaacgggacatgaattcaaggtgaatgggcaccgattgaagccctattatgagcaCTTTGAGGAGCATGCCGTGGAGGACATCTCCCTGCATGTCGTGGGCTCCAATGAGGAGTGA